The Salvia miltiorrhiza cultivar Shanhuang (shh) chromosome 1, IMPLAD_Smil_shh, whole genome shotgun sequence genome has a window encoding:
- the LOC131019349 gene encoding uncharacterized protein LOC131019349, translating into MRACFDYMGEEMVSFGEPSQCIETPVLPRRSTRQRFPSQQLESPYDASGEPRLVSTKELDNFRSFLNGNDSGATVLESNHKLSKNWFKSILKPDASLHQDVLELFILSLQSKLMHRVSLLPFVKPENTMISSFDLYRVCEQYWGRCFFSTKLNHAIPGSYESFHDWVVPQSIIAMIQGVNGSSTAQNWFGATQIVVPCRIKAHYVVVRICPGPWEAELHDPLFYGMDDTRKQERVAEIQSLLSLFGKILEDVGYWTSNVYGWERKTCPLTLYIPGPDEQFSQKDTVLSGPFACMVMERVLSDSPSITWGNTRVKKYREIIAASVFSMCVID; encoded by the exons AtgagagcatgttttgattACATGGGAGAG GAGATGGTTAGTTTTGGAGAGCCCTCCCAATGCATTGAGACGCCGGTATTGCCCCGTAGAAGTACACGTCAGAGATTCCCATCTCAACAGTTGGAGTCCCCGTATGATGCATCGGGAGAACCCAGACTAGTTTCAACAAAGGAGTTGGATAACTTCAGGTCCTTCCTTAATGGAAACGATTCTGGGGCAACCGTGCTGGAAAGTAACCATAAGCTATCGAAGAATTGGTTCAAGAGCATACTAAAGCCCGATGCTTCTCTTCATCAGGAT GTTTTGGAGTTGTTCATATTGAGCTTGCAATCCAAGTTGATGCATCGGGTTTCTCTTCTCCCATTTGTTAAACCCGAAAACACGATGATATCCTCTTTTGATTTATAT CGAGTTTGTGAGCAATATTGGGGTCGTTGCTTCTTTAGTACAAAGTTGAACCATGCTATTCCTGGTTCATACGAATCATTTCATgattgggttgtcccacaatCCATCATAGCCATGATTCAAGGAGTGAACGGTTCATCAACGGCTCAAAATTGGTTTGGTGCCACTCAG atcGTTGTTCCATGTCGGATTAAAGCACATTACGTGGTTGTTAGAATATGCCCGGGACCTTGGGAGGCCGAGTTACACGATCCACTATTTTATGGTATGGATGACACAAGAAAGCAAGAGCGTGTAGCCGAAATCCAAAGTTTGTTGAGCTTGTTTGGAAAGATTTTGGAGGATGTTGGGTATTGGACGTCGAATGTGTATGGATGGGAAAGGAAGACTTGTCCATTGACATTGTATATCCCTGGACCGGACGAGCAGTTCAGTCAAAAGGATACTGTTTTGTCTGGGCCTTTTGCTTGCATGGTGATGGAGCGCGTACTTTCCGATTCTCCTAGTATTACTTGGGGCAACACCCGAGTGAAAAAATACAGGGAGATTATTGCTGCAAGTGTTTTTAGTATGTGTGTTATTGATTAG
- the LOC131006030 gene encoding uncharacterized protein LOC131006030, producing MRGFDWFSDSTPNSTMNHHTMRSVGDDDVDDDEYVPSTDSDGDDEEEETDERESARVDYGTFAEHIAWIRREGGIGELMAMIMQTNPRGLYEDLGPEASQKLRNWLVPVIPEDFTENLFAGRLADIPNPDELTEGSIFESKELLKLAVGLWHLEHRAEFIIPRSDLDRITFKCKYRNRCPFQLRATQQGSFWFILKFGPAHTCIGDMVNTGVRKFHARVIAAHIAKKMREDGEIVKPRTIMADLQREYGVDISYSVAIRARNGAVEMIYGGHKESYSLLPAYLHMLRTCNPGSLTDLEIDASGRFKHLFVALGSCRLAYTMCLRPVIVVDGTHLKGRNKGILFVAVTKDDNEQVFPLAFGVGPIENDESWMWFLSRLKSAYGENSEMLIVSDAHVSIANAVKAVYPEVAHGLCYYHLLNKLTRFGKAAVALYQKAAYAYRESEFDAATASLKALKEEGGAYSKLMQVGPEKWSRCKCPVPRYSFLTSNIAESFNSRLLWARRLPICSMVEAIRHIIEKWFDERQEAAKSFSADVTPEALSKLTVELERSRRYEVVPMSRTAFKVKSSNKTSKVNLETQSCTCVEWDTNRLPCSHAVVVIRHTCDDISKHVGDYYQAAKLREAYSYRVNSMPPLASWTIPANLQGIAIDPPKIGKQAGNAVVYLY from the exons ATGAGAGGATTTGATTGGTTTTCGGATTCAACTCCTAATTCAACCATGAATCATCACACTATGAGATCTGTTGGGGATGATGacgttgatgatgatgagtacgTCCCATCAACAGATTCTGATGGGGATGATGAAGAGGAAGAAACAGATGAGCGGGAGTCAGCTCGAGTGGATTATGGAACATTTGCAGAGCATATTGCGTGGATACGCCGTGAGGGTGGAATTGGCGAGCTTATGGCGATGATAATGCAAACAAACCCACGAGGTCTGTATGAAGATTTAGGCCCAGAAGCATCGCAGAAGTTGAGGAATTGGTTAGTTCCGGTTATTCCAGAAGATTTTACAGAGAATCTTTTTGCTGGTAGACTTGCTGACATACCAAATCCCGACGAACTAACTGAAGGTTCGATATTCGAAAGCAAAGAACTTCTCAAGCTAGCTGTTGGATTGTGGCATTTGGAACATCGAGCAGAATTCATCATTCCTCGTTCCGACCTGGATAGGATTACTTTCAAATGCAAATATCGGAATCGGTGTCCATTTCAGTTACGAGCCACTCAGCAGGGATCTTTTTGGTTTATTCTCAAGTTTGGGCCTGCGCATACTTGCATTGGGGACATGGTAAACACTGGTGTGCGAAAGTTCCATGCTCGAGTCATCGCAGCACATATTGCGAAGAAAATGCGTGAGGATGGTGAAATCGTGAAGCCGAGGACTATTATGGCCGACCTACAGCGGGAATATGGTGTGGATATCAGTTACAGTGTGGCAATTCGAGCAAGAAATGGTGCCGTTGAGATGATATATGGGGGGCACAAAGAATCGTATTCATTGCTCCCTGCCTACTTACACATGTTAAGGACGTGCAATCCAGGATCGTTGACAGACTTGGAAATTGATGCTAGTGGTCGGTTCAAGCACCTTTTTGTGGCACTAGGTTCATGTAGACTGGCATATACTATGTGCCTAAGGCCAGTAATTGTGGTAGatggcacacacttgaagggaCGTAACAAAGGTATATTGTTTGTTGCAGTGACGAAGGATGACAACGAACAAGTCTTTCCCTTGGCATTCGGTGTTGGGCCTATAGAGAATGATGAATCATGGATGTGGTTTTTGTCTCGACTGAAGTCAGCTTATGGTGAGAATTCAGAAATGTTGATTGTTTCTGATGCACATGTTAGTATAGCGAATGCTGTGAAAGCTGTATATCCGGAGGTTGCACATGGTTTGTGTTACTACCATCTGTTGAACAAACTCACTCGATTTGGCAAGGCAGCAGTTGCACTATACCAGAAAGCAGCTTATGCATATAGAGAAAGTGAGTTTGATGCTGCGACGGCAAGTTTAAAAGCTCTTAAGGAAGAAGGTGGAGCTTATAGCAAATTGATGCAGGTTGGCCCGGAGAAATGGTCAAGATGTAAGTGTCCTGTTCCACGATATAGTTTCTTAACATCAAATATTGCTGAATCGTTCAATTCTCGTTTATTGTGGGCAAGAAGGTTGCCCATATGTTCCATGGTTGAGGCAATCCGTCATATCATAGAAAAGTGGTTCGATGAAAGACAAGAAGCCGCCAAGTCATTTTCTGCTGATGTGACACCGGAAGCTCTAAGCAAGCTAACTGTTGAATTGGAAAGATCAAGGAGATATGAGGTCGTTCCCATGTCACGTACTGCTTTCAAGGTTAAGAGTTCTAACAAGACTTCTAAAGTGAACCTTGAAACGCAATCATGCACGTGTGTGGAGTGGGATACGAACAGGCTACCATGCTCGCATGCAGTTGTAGTCATAAG ACATACATGTGATGATATATCTAAGCATGTGGGGGATTATTATCAGGCTGCAAAATTGCGCGAGGCATACTCGTATCGAGTTAATTCAATGCCCCCACTAGCTTCATGGACGATTCCTGCAAACCTTCAAGGTATTGCCATTGATCCGCCTAAAATCGGTAAACAAGCTGGAAACGCCGTCGTCTATCTCTACTGA
- the LOC131019441 gene encoding uncharacterized protein LOC131019441 — protein sequence MKVHPVPGRRNITLRHDIASVLAQASICRQKKLRRLLHIFAKVLEIPLHSDADVLVVEILDSLIFTASADGIGSGVKADAVEIYPGVTKVVIRGNGVWLMFLGLNWSLICGSFGYRPQCGWSSPRRSTRTASWW from the coding sequence ATGAAGGTCCACCCGGTGCCCGGTAGACGCAACATCACGCTGCGACACGACATCGCATCGGTGCTAGCACAGGCAAGCATCTGCCGCCAGAAGAAGTTGCGGCGTCTGCTGCACATCTTCGCGAAGGTTCTGGAAATTCCCCTTCATTCAGACGCCGACGTTCTGGTCGTGGAGATCCTCGACTCCCTCATTTTCACCGCGTCCGCAGACGGAATCGGCAGCGGCGTCAAGGCCGACGCGGTGGAGATCTACCCTGGGGTTACCAAGGTTGTCATAAGGGGGAATGGAGTGTGGTTGATGTTTCTGGGACTGAATTGGAGCTTGATTTGTGGTAGTTTTGGCTACCGGCCTCAATGCGGCTGGAGCTCGCCTCGGCGGTCTACGAGGACGGCGAGCTGGTGGTGA
- the LOC131019122 gene encoding cytochrome c oxidase assembly protein COX15-like produces MIENKFILLLRRSKSLTPKFSASKFSKWKPYSTPSTESQSRFYYSRLIPSVKTSITGSFIGCGLRSLLQNNVKSFHISSFRNFSTATSANAKGTKGLKLLVTAGSNAQEVVSIWLFVCAAWVYSMVVLGSVTRLTKSGLSMTDWKFTGRLPLSNDDWLVEFEKYQQSHEYKRVNKEMTLDDFRFMYYMEYAHVLWGRSLGVMFGVPFSYFLLKRYIPLRLGLRLSGLFALCAGQGLIGRWTSKSGSEEPKSEFAVPRVTFYHLAAHSISTFVVYSGLFWTALSVAMPESPAESIAWVQQAAMVKRFVLPVSFIVALTAISGAFVAESVGAFRCLTSEGCVSDVKFVLKTQIIHQILAAASLCAIGGLWFLTRTLDIPPALRPLIGSTIGIAAVQVSLGTAPLLWSSAPAALGTLHQAGVLTLLTLAIYLNHIVRRPSSQLLKTLSSATKTISS; encoded by the exons ATGATTGAAAACAAATTCATTTTGCTTCTGAGGAGAAGCAAATCCCTAACCCCCAAATTCTCTGCATCAAAGTTTAGCAAATGGAAACCATATTCTACTCCTTCAACCGAATCACAGTCAAGATTTTACTATTCGAGACTTATTCCTTCTGTCAAAACCTCAATCACAGGAAGCTTCATTGGCTGTGGTTTGAGGTCATTGCTTCAAAATAATGTTAAG AGCTTCCATATTAGCTCGTTCCGAAATTTCTCAACTGCGACATCAGCAAATGCAAAAGGAACAAAAGGATTGAAACTTCTGGTCACTGCTGGGTCCAATGCTCAGGAAGTAGTTAGTATCTGGCTTTTCGTATGTGCTGCTTGGGTGTACAGCATGGTGGTTCTTGGTAGCGTCACACGACTGACTAAGTCCGGCCTTTCAATGACTGACTGGAAATTCACTGGCCGTCTTCCTCTCTCAAATGACGATTGGTTGGTAGAGTTTGAAAAATACCAGCAATCCCATGAATACAAACG AGTAAATAAAGAGATGACTCTTGATGATTTTAGGTTCATGTATTATATGGAGTATGCTCATGTTTTGTGGGGAAGGTCATTGGGGGTTATGTTTGGAGTacctttttcatattttcttttaaaaagaTATATTCCACTCCGTCTGGGACTTAGGCTCTCTGGACTATTTGCTCTTTGTGCTGGGCAGGGACTAATAGGGCGGTGGACAAGCAAGAGTGGTTCTGAG GAACCCAAGTCCGAGTTTGCTGTACCAAGAGTAACTTTTTACCACCTAGCTGCtcattcaatttcaacttttgtTGTTTACTCCGGGCTCTTTTGGACGGCTCTTTCTGTCGCTATGCCTGAATCCCCTGCGGAGTCCATTGCCTGGGTTCAACAGGCAGCAATGGTCAAGCGTTTTGTTCTTCCTGTAAGTTTTATTGTTGCACTAACTGCTATCTCTGGAGCATTTGTGGCTGAAAGT GTCGGTGCCTTTAGATGCTTGACGAGTGAGGGATGTGTTTCAGATGTTAAATTTGTCTTGAAGACTCAG ATCATCCACCAGATTCTCGCTGCTGCATCTTTATGTGCCATTGGTGGCTTGTGGTTTCTTACGAGAACACTTGATATACCCCCTGCATTACGGCCTTTGATAGGAAGCACTATTGGCATTGCTGCAGTTCAG GTTAGTTTGGGGACAGCTCCTCTTTTGTGGAGTAGTGCACCAGCCGCACTGGGCACTCTTCATCAGGCGGGGGTGCTAACACTCTTAACTCTCGCCATCTATCTCAACCACATTGTGAGACGACCTTCTTCACAACTCCTCAAAACTCTTTCTTCTGCAACTAAAACAATAAGCTCATAG
- the LOC131019185 gene encoding protein trichome birefringence-like 36: MSNFFKHINTHSLTHSHIVDTKGFLCLKMADFQTSSKPLLLSLFFVCFSLIHSSKYDHEELQWLDDKDDEISMFESRHSSLRSCDLSKGKWVYDQTYPLYDANCPYLSSAVACRKNGRPDSDYEKWRWKPDGCSIPRFDALEFLGRMRRKRIMLVGDSIMRNQWESLVCLLQSVVPTPRKTVIYNGPTMAFLALDFEMSIEFCWAPFLVELKREADGKRILHLDLIEENAKYWRGVDTLVFDSAHWWTHSDKWSSWDFVMEGNNAYKDINPSLAYEKGMTTWAKWIDLNLDPRRTKVFFRSMSPRHNKENGWKCNNQKEPLKYLSRPHAPEQLVVLEKVLRRMEFPVSVQDIMTLSALRRDGHPSVYARATGGKNDQLMKDHTSDCSHWCLPGVPDTWNEILNAML, from the exons ATGTCAAACTTTTTCAAACATATAAACACTCACTCACTCACTCACTCACACATTGTTGACACCAAAGGTTTCCTCTGTCTGAAAATGGCAGACTTCCAAACCAGTAGTAAGCCTTTGCTTCTCTCACTCTTCTTCGTCTGCTTCTCTCTCATCCACTCATCCAAGTATGACCATGAAGAGCTGCAGTGGCTAGACGACAAAGACGATGAGATCTCCATGTTCGAGAGCAGGCATTCATCCCTCAGAAGCTGTGACTTGAGCAAAGGAAAATGGGTGTATGATCAAACCTACCCTCTCTACGATGCCAACTGCCCCTACCTCAGCAGCGCCGTGGCGTGTCGGAAAAACGGCCGCCCCGATTCAGACTACGAGAAGTGGAGGTGGAAGCCCGACGGCTGCTCAATTCCTAG ATTTGATGCATTGGAGTTTCTTGGAAGGATGAGAAGGAAGAGGATCATGCTTGTGGGTGATTCCATAATGAGGAACCAGTGGGAGTCCCTCGTTTGCTtgcttcaatccgtcgttccaACCCCACGAAAGACGGTCATCTACAACGGCCCTACTATGGCCTTTCTTGCTCTG GATTTTGAGATGTCGATTGAGTTCTGTTGGGCTCCATTCTTGGTGGAGCTGAAGAGAGAGGCTGATGGGAAGAGGATATTGCACCTAGATTTGATCGAAGAGAATGCCAAGTATTGGAGAGGTGTAGACACCCTTGTGTTTGATTCAGCTCATTGGTGGACTCACTCCGACAAATGGAGCTC ATGGGATTTTGTGATGGAGGGCAACAATGCGTACAAAGACATCAATCCATCACTTGCTTATGAGAAAGGGATGACAACTTGGGCTAAATGGATTGACCTAAATCTTGATCCTAGAAGGACTAAAGTCTTCTTCAGAAGCATGTCACCTAGGCATAACAA AGAAAATGGATGGAAGTGTAATAATCAGAAGGAGCCCTTGAAGTATCTGAGCCGGCCTCATGCCCCGGAGCAGCTGGTGGTTCTGGAGAAGGTTCTGAGGAGAATGGAGTTCCCGGTGTCCGTTCAGGATATCATGACGTTGTCAGCTTTGAGACGGGACGGGCACCCCTCGGTCTATGCCCGGGCAACGGGTGGGAAGAATGACCAGCTGATGAAGGATCACACCTCTGATTGTAGTCATTGGTGTCTGCCTGGAGTGCCTGATACTTGGAATGAGATCTTGAATGCAATGCTTTGA